The genomic region AACTTCCCAATGCTCGTGTCCTGGGCTTGTGCAGGTGCTTTGTTAGGAGTGAGCGGGCCGTGGTTTGGCTCTGAGAGTGCACAGCCCCTTGGCCAGCTGGCTGGGCTGAGGGGACATTGCTCTGGAGCAGTGAATCAGGACatgccagggctgctgtggctctgctaGTAAGGCTCACATGACCCCATGAGCCACACTGCTATTTCCAAATCTGCTGCTTGCTGCTGAAGGTATTTGGGTTAGAAAATATGCTATAAATGTCACAGGGAGGGCATGGTGAGGCTAGAGGACAACTGGGCGTGCCTCAGTGAGTGGGGTGTGTGCTGGAGCAGTGGCACGGGGGTGTTGGACAACACTTGTCTCtgtctccagctccagccttcTTCTGTGGCTCCCTGAGAGCAGAACCCCAGCAGAGTCCTGATGTGGTGTCTCCAAGCtttgggcacagcagcaccagggctggggctgagcaggcacCCATTCACCAAGGGATCAGGAAGGGTTGTCCCTGCCAGAACAGCAGCCAGGAGTGTCTGAGACCTTTACTTGCAGTTATGTGGAGGAGGATCTTTGAAGACACCTccctccagggctgtgcccccACATGACTGAAGGTGGGCAATGGCCACTGCTGCACCCCAACAAACCCAGCAGTTTGTTGGGGTGCAGCAGTGGCCATTTGGggtggggaagaagggaatttCACTAGTAAAGTTCCACTGGAAGATGCTGTCTAGAATTTGACTCAAATAGGTCCATTTTGTAAAGCCAGTTGAAGTGTGACCAAGTCTGAGCCCTGCAGTGGTTCTCCTCTGTTCCTGTGCTGAGACCCACTGTGCTCAGCTTAGAGGAGGGGCCTCTCCTAGCCCAAGGCtccctgtggcagagcaggagttTAGCAGCCATCTCAGGTACATGCCTAATTGCTGTTCCAAGAAAGCAGGCTGGAAGTGTTCTGTCTCCAGCGCTGAGCTTGGATGCCCAGTGCTGTGTTCAGGCTGATCTAACAAGCAGACACTCGGCCAAGAGATTGATGCATTTGCCAGCAGATAAATAAGTGCAGGAGTTCTAAGGTGTGGGACTGACTGTGCTGCCAGGATCAGGGCAAGAgtctgcagcaggagtggcagAGTGAAATCCCTGACTCCTAAAGCAGCATATGGATTTTTTCTGGCACACCTGCCTGGATAATCCCTAGCAGCAGACAGAGCACAAAATGCTTATGTATCTGACATGCCCAAActgatgggggaaaaaaccagtgGTTGCTTAAACCCTTGATGGACCTGAATGATTCCTCTGTGGCAGATGGTTCTCTTTTGGGTCACGACAGTAGAGCTGGAGTGAAGAGTATTGGAGGCAGGAGCTGTCTGGTGGTGGTGCTATTCTGCTATTCCTCCAAGGCTGCTTGCAGTAGCCTGCCCTCAGCAGCGGCTGCTTCCCTCTCTCAAGGAACAAGGAACACCAGGGACCAGCAGTGCAAGCTTTTGGTTCTGCACCTGTCTTGGGAtcaccagcagcacctctgtccTCACAAGGGCACAGGGGACATCTGACATGCAGGTTGTGCTTCCATGCTGGGCTGtgtgctgtcacagctgtgctgggctccacagctcctcctgctcctttcaAGTTGTCCCCTGAAGCTACAGGAAGGTGACAGCTCTGGATGTGTTTGTGaccacagccctggcacatcCACACTGCACTAGTCAGCTGGGGACACAAGTGGCCGGTTCCCTGGGTTGCTGATTGTGCCTGTGCCCCTTCCCCCAGAAGGGCTTGATGTTGGGAAGTTGCTTCCAGGCTCCTCTGAGGGGCTATCCATGCAAGAGTAGATTTGACCCCTCGGATGGGCACATCAGCAGGTGGGTGGTAAGATGAGACACCAACTTCTGCCCAAAAGTGGGAAGCTCCAGGCCTGGTCAGCTCGATTACGAAGCATCATGGCAAATAGCATGAGCTGCATGTCCCCAAAATAGCCCAGGGGAGTCTTTATAACGTGGTGCTCCTAGAGAGTCATCAGTCCTGGGCCAAAGGCCTGTAGATGAGCTGCAAGTGCCAGGTGCCACCTCCTGCATGTGACTTAGGGAGCGCAGGAGAGCACGGTGGCCGCCACTTCCCCGTGGCAAGAGGACACTGACACAGGCGTGGGTGCGGCAGGAACACAGCAGTGTGGGGGCCAGCACAGATCTGCAGCGAGGAGGGCTCCTGACAGGCAGAAGAGGAGACAGCAGTGCAGTGAGGGGCCGGGCTGAGTGCTGAGCACCCCCCCATGCCGCTGTGCCTGAAGGCTCCTGTGAGCATGAGGGACTATTGCCCCTTGTCGGTGCCCCGGTACGGCCGGTACACCCCGCGTCTGAGGGCCTCGCGCACTGTGCACTTCCCCAACGACGTCGTCTTTCAGGACCACATCAAACAGGGGGACCTGGAGCAGGTGGGCAGGTTCATACGAGCCAGGAAGGTGACACTGGACACCATCTACCCTTCTGGTGAGTGCTGCtggtcagcagagctggggcagagcaACGGCACAGCTTGGTGGGGCTGTGAAGgacactggagcagggctgtgggccaccttcagcagggctggagcaagCCAGGTCCCTCCCTACCAGGAagcagtgcccagcagggcCTGAGAACCCCAGGCCAGGGCCCCATCATCTCCCATCAACAGCATAGCACATGCTGTAGGAAGGGGGAGCTTGGCCACTGGGTCCCTGTAAGGCACAATTGAGCACCTGTAGTGTGGTGGAACctcaaagagcagcagcaagcacaggCCAGTCTGTGAGCTCTGGactcctgccctttccccagATTGGGGGGTCTGCATTTGTTCTGGCTCTGCCTGTTTCTCACAGGCACTGCTCCCTCTTGTATGCCTGACTCCGGGGACTCACGGGGAAAGCTTTGTGTTCTGTTTGCACAGCCTCATCAGCAACTGTTTATGGAATGCCTTGATCACTACAGGCAAATAAAGAGCCTAGATTTGTCCTTTTCTTGTGCTTGGATTCAGCTTCTGCTCTTACATGGCCATGGAGACAGAGGCTCAAATGACCCCGGGCTTCCTTCTGTCCATACTGATTCTTCATTAGTGAGGAGTGTCCAAAActcaggcagagcaggatgcCAGAGACTTTTCTCGTGTCTCCATGTGAGCCCTGGTCAGGACTCGGAGCAGTTGCTCTAAggggcagctcctcctccctccctctgtcctgcCTAGCCAGGCCAGTGGGTGCTGCACCATCCCAGACAGGGTATTCATGCTGCAGAAGGGCAACAGGAACCCACAGCAGTTCCCCTGGCTTCCTCAGTCTTCGTTTCTTTCCCCATAGTCCTCTCCCTGAGAAGGAGAGTTCCTGGACCCCTTTCCTGAGCTATGCACAACTTGTGAGTTCAGGATGCAGAGCCCTTCCCCAGGCCAGGGCGCTAACACCTCCTCTCCCTTCAGGCATGGCAGCCCTCCATGAAGCCGTGCTGACGGGAAACCTGGACTGCGTCAAGCTCCTGGTGAAATACGGCGCTGACATCCACCAGAGAGATGAGAACGGGTGGACACCCCTGCACATGGCCTGCAGCGACGGCTATGCTGACATAGCCAGGTAAGGTGTTGTGAGGGCCTGCCAGTGCTGCAAAGCCTGAGGATGGACAGCACAGGGCTAGAGCTGTGGCTCCTTTGGGGCGTACCCGGTCCCTGCGCTGCCCCTGGGGCTGTTCGGGCCGTGCCACTCCTGGAGAGGGAGGCGACGGGACCAGGGCTGCCCGGCCTGGCGCCTCAGCTCCGCGTCCTGCAGGTACCTCCTGTCCCTTGGGGCCAGCCTGGAGGCCACCACTGATGATGGGGAGAAACCCTCGGACCTCATCGACCCCGAATACGAGGACCTGGTGCAGCTCTTCGGAGCCACGGCGCTGCGCTGAGGCGGGCATGGCGAGAAGCGGCCCCGAGGGCctcggggccggggcggcggggctgcggcaTGCCCGAGGGCCGGGGCTGCGCCCGGGCTGGACCTGGGCGGCGGCCGGGCAGTGGCGCTCGGTACTGCGAATCGGGAACCACTTTGTACTTTTCCAATAAAGCATCTTGGTTACCGCCTCCGCCGGGCAtgggccggggccggggccggggccggggccgggcggggcggggcgggggcggcgccgTGCGCGGGGCCTGCGCGGGAGGGGGGTGCGGCCAGCGCCGGAGGGGGCGGGGCTGCGCCTGCGCGCTGCGGCGCTTCCGTCTGGTCCCGCTCGCGCAGGCGGGAGGGCCCAGGTGAGGGGCGCGCGTTGCCCGGCGACGGGCGGGGGGCGCCGCGCGGCCTATCCCGGCCTCGCCTTCCTcccgcggccccgccgagccccttccggccccgccgagccccgccgagcGCCGCTGCCGCCATGGCTAGGTgagccccgcccggccccgggcccagcgcggccccgggcccggctcAGTTCTCTCCCCGCGCTCCGCTTGCAGCTCCCCCGTGTCCCGAGTGGTGTACAACGGAAAGCGCAGCGGCGGCCCGCGCTCCCCCGGTGCCGGCAGCGAGATCTTCACGCCGGCCCACGAGGAGAACGTGCGCTTCATCTACGAGGGTGAGCGGGGCGGTGGCCGCTGGGTGGGGGGCGCGGAAGGCTCGGGGCGGCCGAGGCGAGCggcccctgtccctgtccctgcagcctggcagtgcGTGGAGCGCGACCTGCGCAGCCAGATGGGCTCCGAGCGCGGCCTGGTCGAGGAGTACGTGGAGAAGATGCCGAACCCCAGTCTGAAAGGTGCGGGGGACAAGGGCACTGCGCCGGCTGTGCCGGCCCGGGGATTGCGCGCGCCGGGCgggagctgtgctgcctctgccttcaTAGTCTCTTCTGTCTTCCTTGCAGCGTTTAAACCCGTCGACCTGGGTGATCTGAAGAGGAGGAACACACAGGATGCAAAGAAGTCCTAAAGCGGGTCCTCTCTGTGGGtcagctgctctcctgaggtCCTCAAGCAGATTTAATTTGAGATTTTGTGTTGATTTCCTCCTCTGGTCTGTCCTCCTAAAAGCCTGCGGGAGAGCCAGTCAGCTTTGGGGCTGGCTCTGAAGCTGCCTGAGGTCGAGGATGCTCAGGGGCTCACCGAGACTGCCCAGAGCCTGTTGCAAAGGATTCCAGCCCCCCGCTCATAGCTTTCTATGGCCTCAAACTGTCCTTCCCCACTTCATGCTGAGCAACCCGATCCCCTGTTCCCCTCCTGTTGCTGCTCTCTGTGTTAGGCTGGGCAGGGCCAAGGCAGATGTGCTGTTGCTGTTGGATCGGGCAGCCCTGGATCTCGCTTTCCCCTGTGCACCGAAGCTCCACAGCTGCTAGGGCTGGCCAAGGGCAGGAGGCACAGTCGagtctgttcctgtgcctcCAGACACAGGGGCAACCCctgtccagccctgctgtgcacCTGAGGCTGGGACAACCATAGCCAGGCTCCTCCCAGTTCCACTGTGGCCGCAAGTTGCTACCTGGGCTGCTTGCTTCCAGAGCATGTGGGCTCACATCTGAGGCCAGATTTTCTGCCTGCTTAGATCAGGCCTGGTCCCTACAGATGAAGAGAGGTGGAGTGTCAGCACCAGCCCCAGACTCCTGAGAGGTGCTCAGAGTGACCTGGGCCACCTGCGGCCCCCTGGCCTCAGTGCCCCAGCAGCCTCACAGGAGACAGTGGCCGTGGGGGCAGCCGTGGGGCTGCATGGAACAAGGCTCAGGAGCTCCTTGCCCTGACAACACTGCAGTTTTGTACTAACACCATTTTCCAGATACACACCCTTGGAAGAGACCTGGCCCTTCAGCTCACTCTGGGTGGCCATAGGTGGTGGAACTGCGCCAGGGGTGCTTCCTTAAGCCACTCACTCCTGGCCACTGCTTGGATGGTTCCTGTACCTTTGCCTGAGCCAGGGAGAGTGACTGTGTCATCTTCATCCacctgagctgctgggctgctccgTGGGAAGGGGTGGCAGCCCCCTGCCCGCCTGTGCTCCGAGCTGGCGGGGATGGGGCTGCCAGGCCTGCCCAGTACCATGGCCGTGGGAAGGCTGCAGGGACTTGGGGCTGCCGGTACCTTTCCTTTGTTGAGTCCTTGAGTTGTACTGTaccctttcctttctgtggtATGTCACTTGAGGAGTGTTGTAAATAAACGCTGGTGTCCTTTTGGGGCTGCCTTGGTGtggtgctgcagcctggcccagctctgGGGCATAGACAaggggcagagagcaggagctgtgtttattttttgcaaAGGGGCCTTGGCCTTGCCCTTGCTGGGGCTGTTGATTTCCCTGTGGGCAGGTGCGGTGTGTCGGCAGTACAGTGCCCTTGGTCTTGGGCAGTGCTCCAGGCAGCCAGCATCCCAGGAATTGTCGCTGCACCTAGGATTTAAATGCTGAGACTATTAATACCCTTGtatcctcttccctctcctgctttAATGGCATTTAGGCTATACTTAGCATTGCTAGAATTTCTGCTTGAGTGCATCTTGACACTTGCCATGACCCTGTTTACCTCCCATCACCAAAACATTCTTGCTGCTTGGCTCTGGTGCAGCAAGATGGGAACTCAGCCGCCTATTGCCTCCCAGGCACCCCAGGCCCCgcatccctgcagctgcaggcagtgggGCACAGGGAGTGATGGTTGTCACTGTCATGGCTCCTCTCCTTTGATGGGCCCTGTAGTGTGTTCAGGAAGCCTGACAGGCCagtggggctgccctggctcGAAGCCCTGAGCATGTTCAGGGCTGTGTCCTTTGTCCAGGCAGGTTTCTGTTCAGCTGCCATGGAGCCCAGCACTGTCTCCCCTGTCTGGGCATCCATCTGGGGCCGTCCCAGGTCTGCAGGACCCCCACATGCCCCCTGGCCACAAGCCCCACCAACCTCtgccttgttttcctctgtaCTCAGGCACAGTAAAGCCAGAGGCAAGGCAGCCGCTCAAGCTCTAATGAAATGTACAAAAAACATTCTATAAGCAGGTGATTTTTATAAAGACTGATGCCAAATTGCAGGGCAAGGATGGTGAGGCGGTACAGGGAGGTGATGGGTGTTAGGGTTGTGAGAAGTGAGGCCACAGGCCAGAGAAATCAGGCTGTTTACCTATAAAAACCGACCTCATCAGGGTTTATTTCCCTGTGCCTTGGACACAGTGCTCTTCATTAGATTaaagggtgggaggaggagaggaacgTGTTTGTCATCAAATTAGGTGGTGGGAAGAggcctggcagcaggcagaatCGACTTAGGAGACCAATTTGTGGTGCTCAATTCCCTTGATAAAGTAGGAGCTTTCCTGTAAGGCACTGGCCTAGGGGTGCCCGGCTGTGCTGAGATGGGGGGGACTGCCTGCGGTACCTGGCTGTGTCGGGaaggcactgcccaggccaccagtTTGGGGGTGAGGAACTGTTTCAGCCCCATTCCATGCCTTGGAACAAACTCCACAGCCAGGGACTGGCACCATGGCTGCACAGTCTCTGTAGAGGAGTCTCTTTGCTTAGGGCAGTGAGGTACTGGTATGGGCTGCCTGGACAGGCAGGGGGTGCTTGGgtgttccatccctggaaacatcagcgccaggctggacggggctctgagcaacctggtttgGTACAGGTATCCCTGCTCACTGCgggggctgggccaggggacctttaaaggtcccttcccacccaaaccatcctgcGAGCCTGGCCAGGCTGCTGTCAGCGCCTTCATCCCACTGTATACCAGGAACGGGCAGCTCCCATCGGGCGCCTGCCTGTGCGTGTGCGTGTACACGcgagtgtgtgtgtgcacatgtgcgcaggctgtgctgcctgggcTGTTCCTCGGGGTGGGGGTGCCCCCGAGTGCTGGCCCGATGGACCCGGGTGACACCGCTGCTGGCAGTGCCGGGCTACGGCAGGTAGGGGTgctgttccagcagctctgcagtgatggGAAGGGATGGCGCCGCAGTCCCGCAAGAGCTGTGTCCTTGGGCTGGGGCCAGCCCCACTTCCAGGGAGATCCCAGGAGAGGTGTTGCCTCCCGACCCAGCcgtcctggggggggggggggtctgtTTTCGTGGTTATCGGGGTGCTGCTGGCCAGAGCATGTGGCTCTGTGGGAGTTGGGGGTGAccagggcacagggctgcagactcagctctgcagcacaggcagtaCCCAGCTCTGGGACACACCTGGCTGGCACAGGTGCTGTGGGACGTGCCCTGGTGCGGGCAGACATCGTGTGCTTGCACGGGGCTCCTGGGCACCGGCAGGCATCGTCCCTCCTTAGGGCTGTTGGGCGACAGGGGTTGtgggacatggggcagtgctgggggttGCCCCTCAGCACCAGGGGACACAGGACATttccacagggacaccccatgggctggggctggcttgGGGTCCCTGAAGGGTCCCCATCGTTATGTGGCATGCATAGGGCCACCCTTGCTGGGCAAGGTCTGGGGGCCAGCCTGGCCCCAGTGGGGTGTTGGAGGGTCCACAGTAGGGTGTTGCCACAGCAACGTTGAAGCAACAGGTGCAGGGCACGGCCCCATGCCATGACCATATTTACCTTCCCAGAAACTGCTTCGTGCTCCAGCAATTAGCCTCAATTAGGCTCGTTACCATGTCAGGAAGGCCGCAGTGACGGCAGCGGCTGTAGGGCCGGTTGCTCTGCGGGGGCTGCCTGGGCCGCTCTGGCACCATGGCTGTGAGCAGGGTAATAatccctgtccctctctccattcctgtccccatccctgcacttGGGGGCCTGGGCAGACCTCCAACCCTGTGCTTCCCCC from Corvus moneduloides isolate bCorMon1 chromosome 19, bCorMon1.pri, whole genome shotgun sequence harbors:
- the PPP1R27 gene encoding protein phosphatase 1 regulatory subunit 27, whose amino-acid sequence is MPLCLKAPVSMRDYCPLSVPRYGRYTPRLRASRTVHFPNDVVFQDHIKQGDLEQVGRFIRARKVTLDTIYPSGMAALHEAVLTGNLDCVKLLVKYGADIHQRDENGWTPLHMACSDGYADIARYLLSLGASLEATTDDGEKPSDLIDPEYEDLVQLFGATALR
- the MCRIP1 gene encoding mapk-regulated corepressor-interacting protein 1 is translated as MASSPVSRVVYNGKRSGGPRSPGAGSEIFTPAHEENVRFIYEAWQCVERDLRSQMGSERGLVEEYVEKMPNPSLKAFKPVDLGDLKRRNTQDAKKS